From a region of the Blastopirellula marina genome:
- a CDS encoding DUF1559 domain-containing protein: MRSFGVRRHGFTLVELLVVIAIIGVLIALLLPAVQQAREAARRSECTNNLKQFGLALHNFESAHQEIPGGEYSVAEYFSPHAMMLGYMEQTAIGDQIDLKTGVFSDPNLTLSFHQPPGFACPSDPFPAEGVGQGATSYHCNWGSWVHFNGWDGVFGPQADGEGSSSAKRLKPLTFGRITDGLSNTAAFAEVVIGANSSGGGKNRFDAFEISMPSGTDFASARGELMQIDWEPLNIPWSGDWRYRGIPWMEGSVWRTGYNHILPPNKPAFVPGDFNKIVSPASSYHPGGALAVLCDGSVQFFPETIDGDAWKAYGTRDGKDLNAQN; encoded by the coding sequence ATGAGGTCATTTGGGGTCAGAAGACACGGGTTCACGCTAGTCGAGCTTTTGGTAGTCATTGCCATTATTGGCGTATTGATCGCGTTGCTCTTGCCGGCAGTTCAGCAAGCTCGTGAGGCCGCGCGTCGATCAGAGTGCACCAATAATCTCAAGCAGTTTGGTCTTGCCCTGCACAACTTTGAGAGCGCTCATCAGGAAATCCCAGGAGGCGAATACTCGGTCGCCGAGTATTTCTCGCCGCATGCGATGATGTTGGGCTACATGGAGCAGACGGCCATCGGCGATCAGATCGACCTGAAGACGGGGGTTTTCAGCGATCCGAACCTGACCCTGAGTTTTCATCAACCCCCAGGGTTTGCGTGCCCAAGCGATCCGTTTCCCGCCGAAGGCGTTGGCCAGGGAGCCACTAGCTACCACTGCAACTGGGGAAGTTGGGTTCATTTCAACGGTTGGGATGGTGTCTTTGGTCCTCAGGCCGACGGTGAAGGTAGTTCCTCGGCCAAGCGGCTGAAGCCATTAACTTTTGGCAGAATCACCGATGGTTTGAGTAACACGGCGGCCTTTGCGGAAGTTGTGATTGGAGCCAATTCGTCAGGCGGCGGAAAGAACCGCTTCGATGCGTTTGAGATCAGCATGCCATCCGGGACGGACTTTGCCAGTGCTCGTGGTGAATTGATGCAAATCGATTGGGAGCCGCTCAATATACCTTGGTCCGGCGATTGGCGTTATCGCGGTATTCCTTGGATGGAAGGCTCTGTCTGGCGAACCGGCTACAACCATATTCTGCCACCCAATAAGCCAGCGTTTGTTCCAGGCGATTTCAACAAAATCGTTTCGCCAGCAAGCAGTTATCATCCCGGCGGAGCCTTGGCTGTGCTGTGCGATGGTAGTGTGCAGTTCTTTCCTGAGACCATTGATGGCGATGCGTGGAAAGCCTACGGCACGCGTGATGGCAAAGACCTTAACGCCCAAAATTGA
- a CDS encoding 6-phosphofructokinase, with product MANSLSRPEQPAHNFKRVAILFSGGPAPAANAVISTAAVSFLRAGIEAVGVLNGYSNLMQFGPDRPMEEDRDYIILNHKVLSRSRAKQGIMIGTARANPGKAISHPDHLKDKQRCQAFQTTYDALCSLGIDALISIGGDDTLKTANKFKMFQDTLPEGSKKLPVVHLPKTIDNDYNGIDFTFGFFTAVDFLATEIRTLLYDGEASKAYFLCEAMGRSAGWLAYGAAIAGEASLVISVEDITGDYVEKEWEEGGKIKKTMNVPKVVDRIVKTMLAREAEGKEFGVIVLAEGLAEMLPESYLEGVARDDHGHIAITDIQLGRTFSKWVAKAYEDKTGRSRKVTGIQLGYESRCTKPLAYDVILGSQLGVGAYRALVEKKLNGVMVSAKGQFELQYVDFTELVDQDNLVTVVRHIEPGCDFQKLARFLETYVND from the coding sequence ATGGCCAACAGCCTTTCCCGTCCTGAACAGCCTGCACACAACTTCAAGCGCGTTGCGATCCTTTTTTCTGGCGGTCCAGCACCCGCTGCGAATGCCGTGATTTCGACCGCGGCCGTTTCGTTTCTGCGAGCTGGTATCGAGGCCGTGGGCGTTTTGAATGGCTACTCGAACCTGATGCAGTTCGGTCCTGATCGCCCAATGGAAGAGGATCGCGATTACATCATCCTCAACCACAAGGTCCTCAGCCGTAGCCGTGCCAAGCAGGGAATCATGATCGGCACCGCCCGGGCCAACCCCGGCAAGGCGATCTCGCACCCCGACCACTTGAAGGACAAGCAGCGCTGCCAGGCCTTCCAGACCACCTACGACGCATTGTGCTCGTTGGGTATCGACGCGTTGATCTCGATCGGCGGAGACGACACGCTGAAGACGGCCAACAAGTTCAAGATGTTCCAAGATACGCTGCCAGAAGGTAGCAAGAAGCTGCCGGTCGTCCACCTGCCCAAGACGATCGACAACGACTACAACGGCATCGACTTCACCTTCGGCTTCTTCACCGCTGTCGACTTCCTGGCCACCGAAATCCGCACGCTGCTGTACGACGGCGAAGCCTCCAAGGCTTACTTCCTGTGCGAAGCCATGGGTCGTAGTGCTGGCTGGTTGGCTTACGGTGCCGCGATCGCTGGGGAAGCCTCGCTCGTGATCAGCGTCGAAGACATCACCGGCGATTACGTCGAGAAGGAATGGGAAGAAGGGGGCAAGATCAAGAAGACGATGAACGTCCCGAAGGTGGTCGATCGCATCGTCAAAACTATGCTGGCCCGGGAAGCCGAAGGCAAAGAGTTCGGCGTGATCGTACTTGCCGAAGGCCTGGCCGAAATGCTGCCGGAATCGTACCTGGAAGGCGTTGCCCGCGACGACCACGGTCACATTGCCATCACCGATATTCAGCTGGGCCGTACATTCAGCAAGTGGGTTGCCAAAGCCTACGAAGACAAGACCGGCCGCAGCCGTAAGGTCACCGGTATTCAGTTGGGCTACGAGTCGCGCTGCACCAAGCCGCTGGCCTACGACGTGATCCTGGGCAGCCAACTGGGCGTTGGTGCTTACCGTGCCCTGGTCGAAAAGAAACTGAACGGCGTGATGGTCTCGGCCAAGGGGCAGTTCGAATTGCAGTACGTCGACTTCACCGAACTGGTCGACCAAGACAACCTCGTCACGGTCGTTCGCCACATCGAACCAGGCTGCGACTTCCAGAAGCTTGCCCGCTTCCTGGAAACGTACGTCAACGACTAA
- a CDS encoding S1C family serine protease gives MEPTPHNGPPEAANSARTQPNPVAFLRLFLYCLVAAFCGAWVISYWTTSSDKPTLNPHAEPRTITPRGDLADDEKSTIELFENSANSVVFITTSQQVRMYGSAKISEMATGQGSGFVWDEHGHIVTNYHVVQSIANGSGTAHVTFADASTYVATIVGSSPEHDLAVLQVTNFQGEAFQPIQVGESANLQVGQKVFAIGNPFGFDHTLTTGVISGLGRSIEAEDGRQIDDLIQTDAAINPGNSGGPLLDSGGRLIGVNSAIYSPSGAYAGIGFAIPVDTVNSVVTELVRHGQIKRPYLGVRVAPPTINARLDIEGALVAEIIPGSPAEKAGLQPTIISMDQHVVLGDLIVQIDDKPIKNLGDIMQALFDHHVGDTIKVKVIRGLMTDKQREVELDVVLSEST, from the coding sequence ATGGAGCCTACCCCTCACAACGGCCCTCCAGAGGCCGCCAATTCGGCCCGGACTCAGCCCAATCCGGTCGCTTTTTTGCGGCTGTTTCTTTATTGCCTGGTCGCCGCTTTTTGCGGGGCATGGGTAATCAGCTATTGGACTACGTCCAGCGACAAGCCCACGCTTAACCCCCATGCCGAACCTCGGACGATTACCCCGCGGGGGGATTTGGCCGACGATGAGAAATCGACAATCGAGTTATTTGAGAATTCTGCCAATTCGGTCGTTTTCATCACGACCTCGCAGCAGGTTCGGATGTACGGCAGTGCGAAAATCTCCGAGATGGCCACAGGGCAGGGGAGTGGATTCGTCTGGGACGAACACGGGCATATTGTCACCAATTACCACGTCGTTCAGTCCATTGCCAACGGCTCAGGCACAGCTCACGTCACCTTCGCCGACGCTTCGACCTATGTAGCAACCATCGTTGGCTCGTCTCCAGAACACGACTTGGCTGTTCTCCAGGTCACCAATTTTCAAGGAGAAGCTTTCCAGCCGATTCAGGTCGGAGAGTCGGCCAATTTGCAGGTCGGCCAGAAAGTCTTCGCCATTGGAAACCCATTTGGCTTCGACCATACGCTTACCACCGGCGTGATCAGTGGCCTGGGGCGTTCGATCGAAGCCGAAGACGGGCGGCAAATCGACGACTTGATTCAGACCGACGCCGCCATCAATCCTGGCAACAGCGGTGGGCCATTGTTGGATAGCGGTGGCCGGCTGATTGGGGTGAATTCCGCAATTTACAGCCCTAGCGGAGCCTATGCCGGGATTGGGTTTGCCATTCCGGTCGATACGGTGAATTCGGTGGTTACCGAATTGGTACGCCATGGCCAGATCAAGCGTCCCTACCTGGGCGTTCGTGTGGCACCACCAACGATCAATGCCCGACTAGACATCGAAGGAGCCCTAGTCGCCGAGATTATTCCTGGCAGCCCAGCGGAAAAAGCAGGCCTCCAACCGACCATCATTTCCATGGATCAGCACGTGGTGCTGGGGGACCTGATCGTCCAGATTGATGATAAGCCGATCAAGAACTTAGGGGATATCATGCAGGCCCTCTTCGATCATCACGTTGGCGATACTATCAAAGTCAAAGTCATCCGAGGACTGATGACCGACAAGCAGCGCGAGGTCGAACTCGACGTCGTTCTGTCAGAATCGACGTAA
- a CDS encoding HAD hydrolase-like protein has translation MKVCLFDIDGTLITTGMAGKDAMIEAFLKVAELTELEHLFQVSGKTDRGIFAELYELHGKTLSEESWHKFLDQYLSGLATNLPQRQGLVLEGVAVLLAKLSQRDDVLLGLLTGNVEKGAALKLGHYGIHEYFAFGGFGDHHPNRDDVARSALEAAQVFHGQPISPDDIYVIGDTPNDVKCARAIGAKAVAVATGVFSIEQLEAAKPDLLLTNLADTDAVTQFIFG, from the coding sequence ATGAAAGTCTGTCTCTTCGATATCGATGGAACCCTCATCACCACGGGCATGGCCGGCAAAGATGCCATGATCGAGGCGTTTCTGAAAGTGGCCGAACTGACGGAACTAGAGCACCTCTTTCAGGTCAGCGGCAAGACAGACCGCGGCATCTTCGCCGAACTTTACGAACTACACGGCAAGACGCTCAGCGAAGAGTCCTGGCACAAATTCCTCGATCAATACCTCAGCGGACTGGCGACCAACCTGCCTCAGCGGCAAGGGCTCGTCCTGGAAGGGGTTGCCGTGCTACTGGCCAAGCTCTCGCAGCGTGATGACGTTCTGTTGGGCCTGCTGACGGGAAACGTCGAGAAGGGTGCCGCCCTCAAACTCGGACACTACGGCATTCACGAGTACTTCGCGTTCGGCGGGTTTGGCGATCATCATCCCAACCGAGACGACGTAGCACGATCCGCCCTGGAAGCCGCCCAAGTATTTCACGGCCAGCCAATCTCGCCCGATGATATCTATGTGATTGGCGACACACCGAACGACGTGAAGTGTGCCCGAGCCATCGGAGCGAAAGCGGTCGCCGTCGCTACCGGCGTTTTTTCGATTGAACAACTCGAAGCCGCCAAGCCCGACCTTTTGCTGACGAATCTGGCCGATACCGACGCGGTGACTCAGTTTATCTTTGGCTGA
- the accC gene encoding acetyl-CoA carboxylase biotin carboxylase subunit translates to MYNRILIANRGEIALRIIRACKELGIETVAIYSEADRDAAYLKLADEAYCVGPAKSAQSYLKIDRVISAAEVGNVEAIHPGYGFLAENAEFNDICRSCNIDFIGPTPEAMAKLGDKNTARSMAREANVPVVPGSAGLIEDEDEALKIAHEIGFPVLIKATAGGGGRGMRVAANDLVLKNALNQAQTEAGAAFGNAGVYIEKYVEHPRHVEVQVIADHHGNAVHLFERECSTQRRHQKLIEESPAPNLSQKTRDEICAAAVRMIKAADYQNAGTVEFIVDKDENFYFIEVNARIQVEHCVTEMVTGIDLIQAQIRVASGEPLPWKQEDIKLQGAAIECRINAEDADKNFMPCPGKINQLIVPGGPGVRFDSHVYSGYTVPPHYDSMIGKLLVHRNTREEAIRCMLRALDEIRTDGVTTTANFHKKVLNHSAFAEGKIDTTFVERTWFS, encoded by the coding sequence ATGTACAACCGCATTCTGATCGCCAACCGCGGCGAGATCGCTCTTCGTATCATTCGCGCCTGCAAAGAACTGGGCATTGAAACGGTCGCCATCTACAGCGAAGCCGACCGTGACGCCGCCTACTTGAAACTAGCCGATGAAGCTTACTGCGTGGGACCTGCCAAAAGCGCCCAAAGCTATTTGAAGATCGATCGCGTCATCAGCGCGGCCGAGGTTGGCAACGTCGAAGCGATCCACCCTGGCTACGGCTTCCTGGCCGAGAACGCCGAGTTCAACGATATCTGCCGTAGCTGTAACATCGACTTCATCGGCCCCACGCCGGAAGCGATGGCCAAGCTGGGGGATAAAAATACGGCCCGCAGCATGGCTCGCGAAGCCAATGTGCCGGTTGTGCCTGGTTCGGCTGGTTTGATCGAGGACGAAGATGAAGCCCTGAAGATCGCCCACGAGATCGGTTTCCCCGTTCTCATCAAAGCCACCGCCGGTGGTGGTGGTCGTGGTATGCGTGTGGCGGCCAACGACTTGGTGCTCAAGAACGCCCTCAATCAGGCTCAAACCGAAGCCGGTGCCGCGTTCGGCAACGCCGGTGTGTATATCGAAAAGTACGTCGAACATCCGCGCCATGTTGAAGTTCAGGTCATCGCCGACCATCACGGCAATGCAGTGCACCTGTTCGAGCGTGAATGCAGCACGCAGCGTCGTCACCAGAAGTTGATCGAAGAAAGCCCAGCTCCGAACCTTTCGCAAAAGACCCGAGACGAAATCTGTGCGGCTGCTGTGCGCATGATCAAAGCGGCTGACTATCAGAATGCCGGTACGGTCGAATTCATCGTCGACAAGGACGAGAATTTTTACTTCATCGAAGTGAATGCCCGTATTCAGGTCGAACACTGCGTGACCGAGATGGTTACCGGCATCGACTTGATCCAGGCTCAAATCCGCGTTGCTTCCGGCGAGCCGCTGCCTTGGAAGCAGGAAGACATCAAGTTGCAAGGCGCGGCGATCGAATGTCGTATCAATGCCGAAGACGCCGACAAGAACTTCATGCCTTGCCCCGGTAAGATCAACCAGTTGATCGTCCCCGGCGGCCCTGGCGTTCGTTTCGATTCGCACGTCTACAGTGGCTACACCGTTCCTCCGCATTACGATTCGATGATCGGCAAGCTGCTGGTCCATCGTAACACGCGCGAAGAAGCCATCCGCTGCATGCTGCGGGCACTCGACGAAATCCGCACCGATGGTGTCACGACGACCGCGAACTTTCACAAGAAGGTGCTGAACCACTCAGCCTTCGCCGAAGGGAAGATCGACACCACGTTCGTCGAACGAACCTGGTTCTCGTAA
- a CDS encoding M24 family metallopeptidase — protein sequence MAVSRSKSSSRVSKLRRQIKQSGVDALLVTNFKNVTYLTGFTGDDSYLLVTAKEEILFSDPRYSEQLEDECPHLKLEVREPGTSILDSVGKTIAKAKIGKLGIESQSMTVQFFNKMVAKLSQVEIKPLEGLVEDLRVIKDKEEVALTREAVALAEKAFAVLKAGLRGDQTEKELEALLTYEIQRNGGRGTSFPPIVGVGPRAARPHGTPELVKMEEDSFVLIDWGADYRFYKSDLTRVLFYGKVPAKMRKIYETCLKAQLAAIDKIKPGVIMSEVDNAARSIIAKAGWGKQFGHGLGHGIGLDIHEAPRLNSLSNRPLEPGMIVTVEPGIYIPGFGGVRIEDDILVTKDGHEILTSVPKSFEEATITI from the coding sequence ATGGCAGTCTCGCGCAGCAAATCGAGCTCTCGTGTTTCCAAGCTCCGTCGCCAAATCAAGCAGAGCGGGGTGGACGCATTGCTGGTCACCAACTTCAAGAACGTGACCTACCTGACCGGCTTCACCGGGGATGACAGCTACCTGCTGGTAACGGCCAAGGAAGAGATCCTGTTCAGCGATCCACGCTACAGTGAACAGCTCGAAGACGAATGCCCTCACCTGAAACTCGAGGTGCGCGAGCCTGGCACCTCGATTCTCGACTCGGTCGGAAAGACGATCGCCAAGGCCAAGATTGGCAAGCTTGGGATCGAAAGCCAGTCGATGACGGTTCAGTTTTTTAACAAGATGGTCGCCAAGCTTTCTCAGGTCGAGATCAAGCCCTTGGAAGGTCTGGTCGAGGACCTACGTGTCATCAAAGACAAAGAAGAAGTCGCCCTGACTCGCGAAGCCGTGGCTCTCGCAGAAAAGGCGTTTGCCGTGCTGAAAGCCGGCCTTCGCGGCGATCAAACGGAAAAGGAACTGGAAGCTCTGCTCACCTATGAGATCCAACGTAACGGAGGCCGTGGTACCAGCTTTCCGCCGATCGTCGGCGTCGGACCGCGTGCCGCTCGTCCGCATGGAACGCCGGAATTGGTCAAAATGGAAGAAGACAGCTTTGTTTTGATCGATTGGGGAGCCGACTACCGGTTCTACAAGAGCGACCTGACTCGCGTTCTCTTCTATGGCAAGGTCCCGGCCAAGATGCGAAAGATATACGAGACCTGCCTGAAGGCCCAACTCGCAGCGATCGACAAAATCAAGCCGGGCGTCATCATGTCGGAAGTCGACAATGCAGCCCGCAGCATCATTGCCAAAGCAGGCTGGGGCAAACAATTCGGACATGGGCTAGGGCATGGTATCGGCCTCGATATCCACGAAGCACCACGACTGAACTCGCTAAGCAATCGCCCTCTAGAACCAGGGATGATCGTTACCGTCGAACCAGGCATCTATATCCCTGGCTTCGGTGGCGTCCGGATCGAAGATGACATCCTGGTCACCAAAGATGGTCACGAGATCCTCACGAGCGTACCCAAGTCGTTCGAGGAAGCGACGATTACGATTTAA
- a CDS encoding LamG-like jellyroll fold domain-containing protein: MLLRLFSLIALLNIVSASIAQEASPSVVQRPGLVCFWDFQKQSDGGYISTGSQAYVLKPQNGPIDHSEEGIFGKSLKIRQGQWLLLPREDCPALNFRNKDEVTIVAWIERESDANWQYIAGMWNERDAKRQYALFTCAASQTNFETMDRIPARHQTHGYASDVGGATPGKPFCFSYASGETKLPKREWTMIAYTYDHQFLRVYVNGKLDEHPGFNPFPWNKPIFDGKEEGADFTVARQCLPNWPHYPEAEKPMLKQGFGGKLGGLAVYKRALSADELETMYQATFGKR; this comes from the coding sequence ATGCTGCTTCGCCTCTTCAGTCTAATTGCGTTGTTAAATATCGTTTCCGCGAGCATTGCCCAGGAAGCTTCCCCTTCCGTGGTCCAGCGACCTGGGCTGGTTTGCTTCTGGGATTTTCAAAAGCAATCGGATGGCGGCTATATCAGCACTGGTTCACAGGCCTATGTGCTGAAGCCGCAGAATGGCCCGATCGATCACTCTGAAGAAGGCATCTTCGGCAAGAGCCTGAAGATCCGGCAAGGACAATGGCTACTATTGCCGCGGGAAGATTGCCCAGCGTTGAACTTTCGCAACAAGGACGAAGTCACGATCGTCGCGTGGATTGAACGCGAGAGTGATGCCAACTGGCAATACATCGCCGGCATGTGGAACGAAAGGGACGCTAAGCGGCAATACGCTCTGTTTACCTGTGCCGCCAGCCAAACCAATTTTGAAACGATGGACCGGATTCCGGCCAGGCACCAAACGCACGGCTACGCATCGGATGTCGGTGGTGCCACACCGGGCAAGCCTTTTTGCTTCTCGTACGCTTCCGGCGAAACGAAGCTACCCAAACGCGAGTGGACGATGATCGCCTACACCTACGATCACCAGTTCCTGCGTGTGTACGTGAATGGCAAGCTAGACGAACACCCTGGCTTCAATCCGTTTCCCTGGAACAAGCCGATTTTCGATGGGAAAGAGGAGGGAGCCGACTTCACCGTCGCTCGCCAATGCCTTCCCAATTGGCCCCACTATCCCGAAGCCGAGAAACCCATGCTGAAGCAAGGTTTCGGCGGAAAGTTGGGAGGCCTGGCCGTTTATAAACGGGCCCTGTCGGCAGATGAGCTTGAAACGATGTACCAGGCCACATTCGGCAAACGGTAA
- the accB gene encoding acetyl-CoA carboxylase biotin carboxyl carrier protein encodes MSDSKSTSSNVFNVETVRSLVELMKQHDLSELDLREGDQKISLKRGGQAPIYAAPAPMHAAPMQFAPAPTAAAPASSGGGEAPAADSHLIAIKSPMVGTYYSKPKPDADSFARVGDHVSEDSVVCIIEAMKVFNEIKAEVSGKIVKVLVKDEEPVEYGQPMFMVDPQG; translated from the coding sequence ATGTCCGATTCCAAATCGACTTCTAGCAATGTATTCAACGTCGAGACAGTTCGCTCGCTGGTTGAATTGATGAAACAGCACGACCTGAGCGAACTCGACCTTCGCGAAGGGGACCAGAAAATCTCGCTCAAGCGTGGTGGTCAGGCTCCAATCTATGCCGCTCCTGCTCCCATGCATGCTGCTCCCATGCAGTTCGCACCGGCACCAACGGCTGCTGCTCCGGCATCTTCAGGTGGCGGCGAAGCTCCGGCTGCCGATTCCCACCTGATTGCCATCAAGAGCCCCATGGTTGGCACCTACTACTCGAAGCCCAAACCGGATGCCGATTCGTTTGCCCGCGTTGGCGATCACGTCTCGGAAGACTCCGTTGTTTGCATCATCGAAGCGATGAAGGTCTTCAACGAGATCAAAGCCGAAGTCTCCGGCAAGATCGTCAAGGTTCTGGTCAAGGACGAAGAACCGGTTGAATACGGCCAGCCAATGTTCATGGTCGATCCGCAAGGCTAA
- a CDS encoding DUF3365 domain-containing protein — protein sequence MRTSQAVSWALLAAVVSISFLSISRGESPEKDAPVERARKTVLMIDDIYKGGIVLITENYVHDDDDMPAGVAFKKLFASAEEKGWHSVRLLDATEEPYNPENAPADEFEKNAIKALLAGKPGYETVIEKEGKRYLRSATPVPVVMQKCIMCHEQYAEAKPGTPIGAISYTVPIED from the coding sequence ATGCGTACGTCCCAGGCGGTTTCATGGGCGTTGTTGGCGGCCGTTGTGTCGATCTCGTTTCTTTCGATCAGTCGCGGCGAATCGCCTGAAAAGGACGCTCCCGTGGAAAGGGCACGGAAGACCGTTCTAATGATCGACGACATCTACAAAGGGGGCATCGTGCTCATCACCGAGAACTACGTTCACGACGATGACGACATGCCCGCGGGCGTTGCTTTCAAAAAGCTGTTCGCATCCGCGGAAGAGAAGGGGTGGCATAGCGTGCGTCTGCTCGATGCAACGGAAGAGCCATATAACCCCGAAAACGCCCCGGCTGATGAGTTCGAGAAGAACGCCATCAAAGCACTGCTCGCCGGCAAACCAGGCTACGAAACCGTGATTGAAAAAGAGGGCAAACGCTACCTCCGCTCGGCCACGCCAGTTCCTGTCGTTATGCAGAAGTGCATCATGTGCCACGAACAGTACGCCGAAGCCAAACCAGGCACACCCATCGGAGCAATCAGCTATACCGTGCCGATTGAAGACTAA
- a CDS encoding arylsulfatase B, with protein MLPCRLFFLLAIATSTLFVSVAFADAPGSRPNIIFVLADDMGWNQPGFNHPEEASLTPNMDKLAAEGMRLNEFYTHSVCAPTRAAFLTGRYSFRTWSDWRTEDFGKPSYLAKLGLELAHTKSGEPTRRIHALDTNERTIAEALKEAGYFTALLGKWHLGEWLPEHLPMGQGFDYQYGHYAWGIDYYNKTIVHNAPARYAVYDWHRNQQPVDEDGYSTDLIADETVRLIESRQGNDQPFFMYVAFNAVHGPLNPPPGFPGDPNDADAVRDAMLESFDKALGRIEQAIEKNGFQENTLFVFANDNGPVLEEMSKPFRGTKNTTFEGGVRQPCVIRWPGHVAPGTSKDGLFFIADFFPTFITVAGGNHKQERAIDGLDMTGAFFSGEQSPRNEIIYDVAGSVRLPTIRRGDFKLMGEMLFNIAQDPAEQTDIAIKHPRLVAELTERLDVVGKERPPLGDKPLLMDPPLPYVYGEQEQKDIPQWLIDKVEAVRATQPKEWAPGETPWPKAPQGAEASKMDGLRDEIVK; from the coding sequence ATGCTTCCTTGTCGACTCTTCTTTCTGCTTGCCATTGCCACCTCCACCTTGTTCGTGAGCGTCGCGTTTGCCGATGCCCCTGGCAGTCGTCCGAACATCATTTTCGTGTTGGCCGATGACATGGGCTGGAATCAACCAGGCTTCAATCACCCGGAAGAAGCCTCGCTTACTCCGAACATGGATAAGCTGGCCGCGGAAGGGATGCGGCTCAACGAGTTTTACACGCATAGCGTCTGTGCTCCGACACGCGCGGCCTTCTTGACCGGCCGCTACTCGTTTCGGACCTGGAGCGATTGGCGAACCGAAGACTTTGGCAAACCCAGTTATCTCGCCAAGCTGGGCTTGGAACTGGCCCATACTAAAAGTGGCGAGCCGACCCGGCGCATTCATGCCCTCGACACCAACGAGCGAACCATTGCCGAAGCCCTGAAAGAAGCAGGCTACTTCACGGCACTGCTGGGCAAGTGGCACTTGGGCGAGTGGCTACCAGAGCATCTTCCGATGGGGCAGGGCTTCGACTACCAATACGGGCACTATGCCTGGGGAATCGACTACTACAACAAAACGATCGTACACAACGCCCCAGCACGATATGCCGTTTACGACTGGCATCGCAATCAACAGCCGGTCGACGAAGATGGCTACTCAACCGATTTGATCGCCGATGAAACCGTACGTCTGATCGAGTCTCGTCAAGGAAACGACCAGCCGTTCTTTATGTACGTTGCATTCAATGCGGTCCACGGCCCTTTGAATCCTCCGCCCGGCTTCCCAGGAGACCCCAATGACGCCGACGCCGTCCGCGACGCCATGCTCGAAAGTTTCGACAAGGCCCTGGGACGCATTGAACAGGCCATCGAGAAGAACGGCTTCCAGGAGAACACGCTGTTCGTCTTCGCCAACGACAACGGTCCTGTGCTAGAAGAAATGAGTAAACCGTTTCGCGGCACAAAGAACACAACCTTCGAAGGAGGCGTTCGTCAGCCGTGTGTCATTCGCTGGCCGGGGCATGTCGCCCCGGGCACATCGAAAGACGGCCTCTTTTTCATCGCCGACTTCTTTCCCACCTTCATCACGGTGGCCGGCGGCAATCACAAGCAAGAGCGTGCAATCGATGGGCTCGACATGACCGGGGCTTTTTTCTCCGGCGAACAGAGCCCTCGCAACGAGATCATCTACGATGTCGCCGGTAGCGTGAGATTACCGACGATTCGTCGCGGAGACTTCAAGCTGATGGGGGAAATGTTGTTCAACATTGCCCAGGATCCTGCCGAGCAAACCGACATCGCGATCAAGCATCCGCGACTGGTCGCCGAGCTAACCGAGCGTCTCGATGTCGTTGGCAAGGAACGCCCACCCCTGGGTGACAAGCCGCTGCTGATGGATCCTCCGCTTCCTTACGTTTATGGCGAGCAGGAACAGAAAGACATTCCGCAGTGGCTGATCGACAAAGTCGAAGCCGTCCGGGCCACGCAGCCCAAAGAATGGGCCCCAGGCGAAACTCCATGGCCCAAAGCCCCGCAAGGAGCTGAAGCCAGCAAGATGGATGGGCTACGAGACGAGATTGTAAAGTAG